A genomic segment from Sparus aurata chromosome 10, fSpaAur1.1, whole genome shotgun sequence encodes:
- the LOC115589558 gene encoding E3 ubiquitin-protein ligase TRIM21, with translation MSLTQTFASPASPAVTETNDSLFQTPQHSYPTATNVCRALDFNTGPQQIQQVGHVRNIPTTTAQDTLFQLQEEEKEKEKEAQRQLKTFVTLGSPASPLLTETNDSLFQTPQHSYSTATNVRRALDFNTGPQQIQQHVWNIPTTTAQDTLFQTKEEEKEKEREAQRQLKARQDSKRADLQQKIQRREQKMTEVRLSVTASTDSLDAEWQEINNVFSEVMRVMEDAWRKALQPLEERRQRVEREAQDLFQTLQNEIDKLRETIDELDQNPDLQVSPLKGVDESRDWRNVTVDGSFSPGTLRSTTSDMMEQIQQKLEKLSSVELRRVATFAVDVKLDPTTAHSYLVLSPDGKKVKDGDQDQKVPAAPGRFDMFGSVLGLNRLTSGRSYWEVEVTRKTGWDLGVARCDANRKGNLSLTPDNGYWVTVHYENEKYAALTVPPVSLSLTVKPQKVGVFVDYDEGLVSFYNLTAQSHIYSFTRCSFGGEISPYFSPHLHRNGKNSEPLIISAVKNQK, from the exons ATGTCACTGACGCAAACCTTCGCCAGCCCAGCAAGTCCTGCAGTGACGGAGACGAACGATTCAT TGTTTCAGACTCCGCAGCACTCTTATCCAACCGCCACCAACGTTTGCCGAGCCCTTGATTTCAACACTGGGCCACAGCAGATACAACAG GTAGGGCATGTCCGGAATATCCCAACAACCACAGCTCAGGATACACTATTCCAATtacaggaggaagagaaggagaaagagaaggaggctCAAAGACAACTCAAG ACTTTCGTGACCCTCGGCAGCCCAGCAAGTCCTTTATTGACGGAGACAAACGATTCAT TGTTTCAGACTCCGCAGCACTCCTATTCAACTGCCACCAACGTTCGCCGAGCCCTTGATTTCAACACTGGGCCACAGCAGATACAACAG CATGTCTGGAATATCCCAACAACCACAGCTCAGGATACACTATTCCAAAcaaaggaggaagagaaggagaaagagagggaggctCAAAGACAACTCAAG GCAAGGCAAGACAGCAAAAGGGCTGATTTACAGCAGAAAATCCAAAGGAGAGAACAAAAGATGACTGAAGTCAGATTATCCGTAACAGCCAGCACA GACAGCTTGGATGCTGAATGGCAGGAGATCAACAATGTGTTCTCAGAGGTGATGAGAGTCATGGAGGACGCTTGGCGGAAAGCCCTTCAACCGCTGGAGGAGAG GAGACAGAGAGTAGAGAGAGAAGCACAAGATCTGTTCCAGACGCTGCAAAACGAAATCGACAAGCTCAGAGAGACCATTGATGAGCTGGACCAAAACCCAGACCTGCAG GTTTCTCCTCTAAAGGGGGTGGATGAATCCCGAGATTGGAGGAACGTAACCGTAGACGGTTCATTCTCCCCCGGTACACTGAGAAGCACAACATCAGACATGATGGAGCAGATTCAGCAGAAATTGGAAAAACTCTCTTCTGTTG AGCTCAGGAGGGTGGCTACATTTGCAG TGGATGTTAAGCTGGACCCGACCACTGCACACAGTTACCTTGTTCTTTCTCCTGATGGGAAGAAAGTTAAAGATGGAGATCAGGACCAGAAAGTTCCGGCCGCTCCAGGGAGGTTTGACATGTTCGGCAGCGTCCTGGGGCTCAACAGGTTGACGTCTGGGAGGTcctactgggaggtggaggtcACCCGCAAGACCGGGTGGGACCTGGGTGTGGCAAGATGCGATGCAAACCGCAAGGGGAACCTCTCGCTGACCCCTGATAACGGTTACTGGGTTACTGTacattatgaaaatgaaaagtacGCAGCCTTGACAGTTCCACCCGTCAGCCTCTCGCTGACAGTGAAACCTCAGAAGGTGGGAGTGTTCGTGGATTACGATGAAGGTCTTGTTTCCTTCTACAATCTGACGGCTCAGTCCCACATCTACTCATTTACCCGGTGTTCGTTTGGGGGTGAGATTTCCCCATATTTCAGTCCACATCTTCACCGAAATGGGAAAAACTCAGAGCCTCTCATtatctctgctgtgaaaaatcaaaagtag